The bacterium genome has a window encoding:
- a CDS encoding very short patch repair endonuclease, translating into MSKQRSRDTGPERLIRSALHRRGLRYFVHRRPLPEVRREADVVFPRLRVAIFVDGCFWHGCPEHGTKPRRNAEYWETKIARNRARDADTDARLTAAGWTPVRIWEHEPPDEAANQIEQLIRQRARHLAKPKHADI; encoded by the coding sequence ATGTCCAAGCAGCGGTCCCGCGACACGGGCCCGGAACGGCTCATCCGCTCAGCGCTGCATCGGCGCGGCCTGCGCTACTTCGTGCATCGGCGGCCGTTGCCCGAGGTGCGCCGCGAAGCCGACGTGGTGTTCCCCCGTCTGCGTGTGGCGATCTTCGTGGATGGCTGCTTCTGGCACGGCTGCCCCGAACACGGAACGAAGCCCCGCCGCAACGCCGAGTACTGGGAAACCAAGATCGCCCGCAACCGTGCCCGAGACGCCGACACTGACGCCCGCCTCACCGCCGCCGGCTGGACCCCGGTACGCATCTGGGAACACGAGCCACCCGACGAAGCCGCCAACCAGATCGAGCAACTCATCCGCCAACGCGCCCGCCACCTCGCGAAGCCCAAGCACGCCGACATCTGA